In Pseudomonas sp. HR96, the DNA window CGCCCTGCGCGAAGGCGGCTGCGACCTGATGCTGGCGTTCTACGATCCGGATTCGGCGATGCAGATGGACGCCGAGATCTTTCCATCCTTGCACCTGGGGCATACCGAGATGCTCCCGGTGTGCGCCGCGCACCCCGACGGCACGCCGCTGTTCGACCTCGACGCCGAAAGCAGCGTGCCGCTGCTGGCCTACAGCGCCGGGGCCTTTCTCGGTCGTTCGGTCAGCCAGCTGCTGCGCCAGCGCAGCCTGCGCTATACCACGGTGTATGAAACCGCCATGGCCGATAGCCTCAAGAGCATGGCCCTGGAGGGGCTGGGCATCGCCTGGGTGCCGCGGCTCAGCGCCAAGGCCGAGCTGGCCCGTGGCGAGCTGGTGATCTGCGGCGGCCCGCAGTGGTTCGTGCCACTGGAAATCCGCGTGTACCGCTGTGCGTTGGTGCGCAAGGCCAACGTGCGCCTGCTGTGGCGCAAGTTGACCGGAGCCCCGAGCCCGTCGGCCTGACCTGGAAGTCAATAAATCCGGGGCTTGCGCGGATTTGTCCGAAGCTTATCGGCGGTGCATTGCGCGCCGCGCTTTGCGTTATACTGCGCGGCCTTTGGCCAGTCTTGTCCGGCCTTAATTCGCATAACGAGCC includes these proteins:
- a CDS encoding LysR substrate-binding domain-containing protein; translation: MNLESKWLEDFSALAATRSFSQAAERRFVTQPAFSRRIRSLEAALGLTLVNRSRTPIELTEAGQLFLVTARTVVDQLGEVLRHLHHLEGGQGEVMQVAAAHSLALGFFPGWIAQLRNDGLPIATRLVATNVGEAVHALREGGCDLMLAFYDPDSAMQMDAEIFPSLHLGHTEMLPVCAAHPDGTPLFDLDAESSVPLLAYSAGAFLGRSVSQLLRQRSLRYTTVYETAMADSLKSMALEGLGIAWVPRLSAKAELARGELVICGGPQWFVPLEIRVYRCALVRKANVRLLWRKLTGAPSPSA